One window of Vicia villosa cultivar HV-30 ecotype Madison, WI unplaced genomic scaffold, Vvil1.0 ctg.001663F_1_1, whole genome shotgun sequence genomic DNA carries:
- the LOC131636200 gene encoding uncharacterized protein LOC131636200, translated as MLAVEADDWWLETRQRLEVAGEEVTWAIFRREFLRKYFPEDVRGKKEIEFLELKQGSMSVTAYAAKFGELAKFYQHYDGPTGEFSKCIKFENGLHPEIKKAINYQKIRVFANLVDSCRIYEEDNIAHYKMISEKRNKNHQNRGKPYDAPVGKGKPEVDEGRQGQRSSGGDAPTNVTCFKCGKTGHKSNVCTTEVKRCFRCGKFGHAQSECKHKEVICFNCGEEGHISSLCQKPKKAKIGGKVFALVGDSEN; from the coding sequence ATGCTAGCGGtggaagctgacgactggtggttAGAGACTCGTCAGAGGTTGGAGGTTGCTGGTGAGGAAGTGACGTGGGCTATATTTCGTAGGGAGTTcctgaggaagtactttcctgaggatgttcgtGGCAAGAAAGAGATCGAGTTCCTTGAGCTGAAACAAGGAAGCATGTCGGTCACTGCTTATGCTGCGAAATTTGGCGAGCTGGCTAAGTTCTATCAGCATTATGATGGACCAACTGGAGAATTCtcgaagtgcatcaagtttgagaacgggTTGCACCCAGAGATCAAGAAGGCTATTAACTATCAGAAAATTCGAGTATTTGCTAATTTGGTGGATAGTTGCCGAATCTATGAGGAAGACAACATTGCTCACTATAAGATGATTAGTGAGAAGAGGAATAAGAATCACCAAAACCGTGGCAAGCCGTATGATGCTCCAGTTGGGAAAGGTAAACCGGAAGTTGATGAAGGCCGTCAGGGCCAGAgatctagtgggggagatgctcctactAATGTGacttgtttcaagtgtgggaAAACTGGGCATAAGAGTAATGTGTGCACTACCGAAGTGAAAAGGTGTTTTCGTTGCGGAAAATTTGGGCATGCACAGTCGGAGTGCAAGCACAAGGAGGtgatttgcttcaattgtggcgaGGAAGGACACATTAGTAGTCTGTGTCAGAAACCGAAGAAGGCAAAAATCGGTGGAAAAGTGTTCGCGTTGGTTGGGGACTCAGAAAATTAA